TGTCACACAAACTGCTGCAGCTGTTGATAAACGGGTCAAATGATCGGGGAGACATGTCTCACAGCTAAAACAGTTTGAGGCGTTCACCACAACTGAGTTAAGTAAATCATTTGAAATGATCAGCTCTAAGTAAACCAAATACAGTCCAATCAGCATTTTCTATCTCAAAGTAATGTGCGTATTAAACCTGTTGAGCTGCATTGTGTCGAGTGGAGAAAACTAACTGTCTTTATGACTGGGCTCAGAGTTGAGTCTGAGACAGGTGCTCTTCTTTTTGCTGAGGATGCTGGGGTCCACCCGAGAGAGGGTGCACACGGTGCTCTGGCGACCCGGTCCAAGTCTTGTGTTTCGGAGCTCCAGCTCATCGTAGCTCGAAACGTGGACAAAGGGACACCAGCAGAAAGCCCTCTTGAAGCCGGCCCGAAACCTGCACCCAAATCACCACGACATGTAATCACACTGCAGTTTATGGGAACAGTTCCTGGGTTGTTGTGGAGGCTTATTTGCACTCACCTGCTGTTGAGGCAGCAGTAGATGATGGGGTTGTACATGGTCGAGCTCATTGCCAGCCACAGCACAGACAGGTAAACCTGCTGGATGTACTTCCACCTGCTCAGACACTTGTTGAGACCCGTCACCATGAAGTAGACATGATAGGGCAGCCAGCAGAGGGCAAAGGTCACGACTACGATGATCATCATCTTTACCACCTGGAAGAGGAAGGAGGGAAATGACTAGTAACTCAACATTTCAAGAACTCTCCTCAGCATTCAAACTGAACAACTGCAGCTCAGGTTTACCCTGTTTGCATTGAAACGACAAACTGATTATATATTCTATAGGCTGTTTGGGAAAAGCGCAATTATCAGGCAAGGCTGTTATAGTTGAGGCATAAAGTTAAAACAGAGAGGAAATCAAATCCGATGTGAACAACTAAATCGCAAAGTTGCAGGCTGTCAAAAGGAGCAGTACGGCAGCAGAGTCACTTCAAAGGATGTCTTCCAAAGGGTACTttaatattattgttattaaCATTTGATTGGTGCAGCTTTTAAATTATCCATCTTTTTTCACACTGAATGAAAAGAAGAAAGCTTAAAAAAATTACGATTCGTCCCTGAGGTTAATATACCCTTTCAACTGGAGAAACATCAAATGAAGGAAGCAAAACTCTCTAAATGTCATTTCACTGTGATTTTGAATATCTGAACCCATGGATAAATATGCAAATTGTCTCTGAAGTAGGGAGCATGTTGTCCGTTCTCCTTCATTCTGATCCCAATAACGTTTCCATTCAACGGAAGAGAGGGAAAGGTTGGTGATGACGCATCGGACCCGGCAGGTTCCAGGTGTGACAGATGAGAGAGCAGTCCACAACTCATCAGCGCTTTGCAGCATAATGCAgagctgtgggggggggggggggggggggagcaggaGGCCATTACAGCATCAGCAGAGGCTCATCTGGGGGACGGAGATGAGAGCAACTTCCTCTTATCTCCAGCCCAAATGGCATCTTGTCAGCACAGGCCTTTGAATCAAGCACGACATTGTCTTGAAACCTTTGTCTCCTGACATTTATAGATCTCTTTAATCTCCCACCGCTCAAATTGGCCAGCAATATGAGCCTCTGATGATTTCTGTTTTTCTATAAAGCCCTGGAAAAGATTTTGAATGGCAACTTGCACCTGTTGCTGTGTCGATTTCTGCATAATGAATATGTGTGGTATAGTGATGCCAAAAAAACCTTAACAATAcaactttttttaaagtatttgtttttgtaGTTTGTTTCTCATCTAACATGTATttcacaaatacaaaaaaaggtgTATTAAGTTAAATTGATTGTAATTTTGATATTATCGAGAAAAAAATGCAAACTAATTATTTGCGTTTTTTAATCCAAAACATTGTTTGTCACTGAATAATCCCCTTGTCCTGGAACTGTCTGCTCACTAATCCGACAGTTATACCTGCAGAATTTCTAATTTATCAATACATTCTGTATTTCTGTATAGTGTTGGGTGATAATCCTGCGGCTGTCTTTATAGATGCTCATCATGACAGCTGTGATGACCTTaatccccccccctcctctctcacAATAGCTGCTGCAGAGTCTGGCTGATGATGAGCTACACTGGGATATGATCCTCTGGATGCATTCTAAGTCTAGACTCTAGACAATTGGATAACATGTTTTCAGAAGTCAATATTAAAAATGACAAGTATAGTTCTAACTGTTCTGAGGTAAGTGTTCTCAGTTTGCACATTCATAGCACTGAACTCTGTGCCCTGCAGCTCCACATGACAAGTGAGCCAGTGTTTTCTCACCCTGCAGCAGATTTGCATTTAGTTGCCGATGCTACATTTAAGATTTTGGGTTGAGATATAACACGTCGATCTGATGGTTGTTATTTGTTGGTTTAGGGTTAAGAATTGATTGAAAAACGGTTTCTTTCTTCtcactattttttaaataaagacaACCAATATTTCCTAGCCTACTGACGTTTATCTTTATCGTCAAATGTTTGcttacttttattttttatgtaAAGGCTCTCAGTGTGAATGCTTTAACCAATTCCTTCATCTCCATACATATTTTATCACACATTTTATACAACATTTTGTTTTCCTATAATTTCAGATTGTAAAGAACAATTTTGTCTTGATACATCATTTTATACTTGAGAAGTAACCTACATAATATGCCTACAAATACCCCTTCTTGCTTCCACCCGAAGACACACAGAAGAAAAAGTATAAATAAAAAGTGTGAATGCATTAAAGAAATGTGCGTTTACCTTCCTTTTAGCGATGAGCTGTCTGTGGTAGTTATCAGATGAGTCTCCTGGGATCTCCCCTCCCCACAGAGTCACACCTACGATGGTGTAAGTGATGCCCATCACCACTAAGGGCAGCACGTACACCAGAACTGTCACTATGATATGATACCTGCAAAAGAGCAGAAACACAAAATctagtatttatttttaattgattTGACAATGACTAGCAGGATGAAAAGGGGGGCGACAAGCACATATTTGGAGTTAATGATGCACAGAGAAATTGCCATATAAGAAACATGATAACAGCCCTGCTTGGTTATGATTATGATGATAAAGCTTGACATCAGCTAGAGGGTTCGTCAGTGAGTTTAGTGTTCTCACATGAAGGGGTCGTCTGCCATGCGGGGCCAGGCCACGTAGCAGAGGGTCCTGCGGGGCAGAGCCCGCGTGGTGGAGAAGTAGCAGAGAGGGAAGGCCAGAACCACGGCCAGACTCCAGATACACACGATAACTCCTGTGGTGGCCTTCGCCGACAGACGGGGCTTCAGAGGGTGGATTATGGCCATGTACCtgcaggtcagaggtcacagcGTCCTCCTGAGTTATAACTGCACACACATGAAAGTCTACAGGAAATGGGTTTTAAGAAGAGGTTTCTCGTTCTGTGACCCTTATCACCTGAGGTGGGTCGTTCCAAAGTCAAAGGGTCGTGATGGCAAAAGTATTGCTGCCCTTCAATTCTTAAAATCCCAGAAAAGCCCAGCCTTAGGATATGGGACTTTTAGTCATTTCAAATAGGCAACACATTTTGCATAGTATTCTCTGATTCACTCAATGTATTGCTAAGATGATTTTCAAGTAAATTATTGTATTAGGTGATCCTTCCTTATTTGTGTTATAACTCTTCACTGTTTATCACGTAACTGATTAAAGCAAAGGTTTTCTCAATTGAATACTAGACAAGGTTATAAAGTAAAAACACAGAAGCATGAGATTTCTTTTCCGATATGGATTAATAATGGTCATCACAACTACTGTATAAGAGCAATTCATCCTTCATAGAGAGTTAACAATCCCTTTAATTATCATTCATAGTGCAATCATTTACAGATATCTATATATTGATATAGGCTATTCTTATATAAAGTAAGTAAAAGTAcccaaatgtttgtttatttaccAAATTACTGTGGAATGTAAATGCGTAACATAATCTGTAATGCAAACACTAAATGGAAATAGAAAACAAGTTATGATATATGATCAAGACATAAATATCCCTTGCATTGCCTGCTGTTGGTATATCATATTTCCCCCCATACCTGTCGATGGCTATCGCGGTCATTGAGTAGATGCTGGCGAACACAGCAGTGACCGGGAAGAAGTTGTGAAACCTGCAGTAAACCTCTCCAAAGTACCACTCTCCGTGCGCCGCGTAGATGAAGTTGATGAGGGTGTTGAAGGCAGCCATGGAGACATCAGAGAAAGCCAAATTCAGCAGGAAATAGTTGGTGACAGTTCTCATTCGCTTGTGTGCCAGAATAATCCAAATCACTATCAAGTTTCCGAAAACTGCCACCAACAGGACCGTGCTGTAAGCCACCGACCACAGCGCGATGCGCCACGCGGGCTGCACGAACTGGTTGGTCAGATTTCTGGTTGAGTTTGATTCATCGCGTTCAGAGGCCATTCCTCTGTCCTCGGTCTGATCTGCTGCTGTCAGCTGCTGGCAGGACAACAAACACTTTGAGTCTGATACGCAACATACACGCAGCatgtgaccgagagagagagagacagagggctCCTGATGCAGCCACTCACACAGATGTAGTGAAGGATAAAAACATAGAAAATCTATTCAGGTTTTTTTTACCATCTTTTTAAGCCTGTCAAAATTCCTTATCATGATAGGCTGCCAAGCTGATATAAGTAGGGCTTGTAGACTTTTTAAAACAACTTTACAAGTTTGCTCAAAAATTGCaactgcattgttgtaattGTATCCCATCCCATGGGACTATTTTCTAGGCATACTGCTACGGTTTTCCTTGCATTAAAGCTGTCTAAAGTGACTTGATTTACTTTCAGTGTGATAGAGTTAATCCCTCATAGCTGTGCCATCAAAAACAATGCTTCAGAAATGTATGTGTTTTATAATCTCAAAACAGATCAACTCTAAAGGCCATAAGTGTTGGAAAAGCGTTTTGATGATGTAACTCTCGGAATATTTGTCAATGTATTGTTTGGGTGAATAAcatttaattcaaaatgttcttttcATGCTTCTCATCcaaaattattttgtaatgtgTTTTAATTTTCAATTATGTTTGACTGCAAGAGAGATTGTATTTCTCTAAAATAACCACATCTTCTAAAATAACTACAATTACATTGCATTatatcaaacatgtatttaaacaACATATTACAATGTTGAAATCTCTCAAAGTGCATGCCCTGAAAAGACAAAGCCACCAAAAGTGTTTGACAATGTGCATGTCAGAGATACC
Above is a window of Pseudochaenichthys georgianus chromosome 1, fPseGeo1.2, whole genome shotgun sequence DNA encoding:
- the tacr3l gene encoding tachykinin receptor 3-like, which gives rise to MASERDESNSTRNLTNQFVQPAWRIALWSVAYSTVLLVAVFGNLIVIWIILAHKRMRTVTNYFLLNLAFSDVSMAAFNTLINFIYAAHGEWYFGEVYCRFHNFFPVTAVFASIYSMTAIAIDRYMAIIHPLKPRLSAKATTGVIVCIWSLAVVLAFPLCYFSTTRALPRRTLCYVAWPRMADDPFMYHIIVTVLVYVLPLVVMGITYTIVGVTLWGGEIPGDSSDNYHRQLIAKRKVVKMMIIVVVTFALCWLPYHVYFMVTGLNKCLSRWKYIQQVYLSVLWLAMSSTMYNPIIYCCLNSRFRAGFKRAFCWCPFVHVSSYDELELRNTRLGPGRQSTVCTLSRVDPSILSKKKSTCLRLNSEPSHKDS